From the Pseudomonas sp. Teo4 genome, the window GTTGCTCCTGCTGCACGGGCAAGTTCATCACCCACTCGTACTCGCCGACCCAGAACTACGTGTGCGGTATTTGCCAGCCGCCGTCCCGGGCAGGCAAGACCTTGAAGCGCCGCGATAGCGAAACCGAAACCCTCGACAGCCTGCGTCCGGTACGCCAGCGATGACCCATCGCCCGCGCAGGCGATGGGTTTCACAGTCACCGGGGCAAGTTTTCTCAAGTTGGCCATTGCCGTTGCCGATCTTCAGCCGTCTTTCACGGGAACCTGAGGAGCGGCGACGTGCTTATTGTATTGGGACTGTTTGTGGCGCTGGCCTCGGTATTCGGTGGTTTCGTACTGTCCGGTGGCAGCCTGGGGCCTTTGTATCAACCCACTGAACTGCTGATGATCGGCGGGGCGGCGATCGGCGCGTTCATCGCGGCGAACAATGGCAAGGCCATTCGCGCGACCCTGGGCGCGGTCTCGACCTTCAGGCGCAGCGCCGGCTACGACAAATCCTTCTACATGGACCTGCTGGCCATGATGTACAACCTGCTGGGCAAGGCCCGGCGGGAAAGCCTGCTGGCGGTGGAGCGGGACATCGACAACCCGCGGGAAAGCCCGATTTTTTCCCAGTACCCCAAGCTGCTCGACGACCCGTTGGTGCTCAACTTCATCGTCGACTACCTGCGCCTGCTCATCAGCCTGTCGGTTCAGGCCCATGAGCTGGACGAGTTGATGCAGCACGAGATCGAGGAATTCGAGCATGAGGCGCACCTGCCCGCCGATGCGCTGTACAAGATCAGCGATGGGCTGCCGGCCTTCGGCATCGTTGCCGCGGTGCTGGGGGTGGTCAAGGCCCTGAGTGCGGTCAATGTCGGCCCTGACATGATGGGCCTGATGATCGCCCATGCGTTGGTCGGCACCTTCCTCGGTATCTACCTGGCCTATGGTGTCGTCGCCCCCCTGGCCAGTCGCATCGAGCGGCAGACCGGCGAATCCACCAAGATGCTGCACTGCCTGCGCATAACCTTGCTGGGCCATGTGCAGGGCATTCCCCCGCAATTGGCCGTGGAGTTCGCCCGCAAGGCGCTGCACAGCAGTGAAAGGCCCACCGCCGATGAGCTGGAAAACCATGTGCGGGGCGGTGCCGGTCAACCGAGCCTGGCGACAGCATGAGTGAGCAGCCGATCATCATTCGACGCAAGAAAAAGGCCGCCAAGGGGCACCACGGCGGGGCCTGGAAAATCGCCTTCGCTGATTTCATGACGGCGCTCATGGCGCTGTTTCTGGTGCTATGGGTGCTTTCCAATGCCGGCAAGGGCGACAAGGAGGCCATCGCCCAGTACTTCAGCACGCCGTTGCTGGTAGCCCTTGCCCATGGTGACAAGAGCAGCGCCAGCACCAGCGCGATTCCCGGTGGTGGTACCGACCCTAACGTGTCGCAGGGCGAAAGGGTCCGTAAACCTCCGCGATCCAGCCGTTTGTCCAGCGAGGAACGACGTCACCTGCAAGCGCTCAAGCAACGGCTGGAAGATGCCGTGGAGCGCGACCCGAAGCTGCGCGAGCTGAAGCAGCAGATCGCCATCGAGTTGAGCCCGGAAGGCCTGCGCGTGCAATTGCTGGATACCGACAAGCGCCCCATGTTCGAGCTGGGCAGTGCGAAGGTGGCGCCGTACATGAGCCAGTTGCTGCGCACGTTCGCCCCGGTGCTCAATGAACTGCGTAACCGGATTCAGATCAGCGGCCATACCGACAGCCATCCCTATGCGGGCGGCGAAGCGACTTACAGCAACTGGGAGTTGTCTGCCGATCGCGCCAAGGCTTCGCGCCAGGAACTGGTGGCGGGCGGGCTCGACCCGGACAAACTGTTGCGGGTCTCGGGCATGTCCGACCGTATTCGCTTGCGCGGGGCCGGGCCGTATGACGCGGCCAATCGGCGGATCGAGATCATCGTCCTCGACAGCCAGGTCGCTCAGCGCATCCTAGACCAGGACGAGTACGGCATTCAGGCGCCTCCTGGCAGCGACCACGAGCCTGTCAGTGCCCCAGCGCAAACCCCGCAATAGCGAGGCATAAAGGCGTTTGTTCGCAGGTTCGCCGTGCCAGGCGCCTGTCCACAATAGCGGCCCCTGAACTGCCCGGGTGGCCGCTGTTGCCTGAACGATCATGGCCGAGACCAGCAGAGAAGACCAGACCGAAGCGGCCACGCCG encodes:
- the motA gene encoding flagellar motor stator protein MotA; translation: MLIVLGLFVALASVFGGFVLSGGSLGPLYQPTELLMIGGAAIGAFIAANNGKAIRATLGAVSTFRRSAGYDKSFYMDLLAMMYNLLGKARRESLLAVERDIDNPRESPIFSQYPKLLDDPLVLNFIVDYLRLLISLSVQAHELDELMQHEIEEFEHEAHLPADALYKISDGLPAFGIVAAVLGVVKALSAVNVGPDMMGLMIAHALVGTFLGIYLAYGVVAPLASRIERQTGESTKMLHCLRITLLGHVQGIPPQLAVEFARKALHSSERPTADELENHVRGGAGQPSLATA
- the motB gene encoding flagellar motor protein MotB, with the translated sequence MSEQPIIIRRKKKAAKGHHGGAWKIAFADFMTALMALFLVLWVLSNAGKGDKEAIAQYFSTPLLVALAHGDKSSASTSAIPGGGTDPNVSQGERVRKPPRSSRLSSEERRHLQALKQRLEDAVERDPKLRELKQQIAIELSPEGLRVQLLDTDKRPMFELGSAKVAPYMSQLLRTFAPVLNELRNRIQISGHTDSHPYAGGEATYSNWELSADRAKASRQELVAGGLDPDKLLRVSGMSDRIRLRGAGPYDAANRRIEIIVLDSQVAQRILDQDEYGIQAPPGSDHEPVSAPAQTPQ